A single region of the Thermoanaerobacterium aotearoense genome encodes:
- the purM gene encoding phosphoribosylformylglycinamidine cyclo-ligase, which yields MDYKDAGVNIDEGNRFVEMIKPIAKATIKGGVLNGIGGFGALYQLTDYKNPVLVSGTDGVGTKLKIAFMMKKYDTIGVDLVAMCVNDIIVSGAKPLFFLDYFATGKLQSDVGIEVIKGIAAGCSEAECALIGGETAELPGMYNEGEFDLAGFAVGAVEKDEIIDGRNIEVGDVIIGLASSGIHSNGYSLVRKVLFDVGKMSTDDYIEEYGLSLGEVILKPTRIYVKAFKSLKGINIKGMAHITGGGFVDNIPRTLKDGVSARIDKKSWDVPHIFSLIKDIGNIDDIEMYRTFNMGIGMIIIVPNHQCDDAVSRLKAAGEKPFIIGEIVNGEKEVLL from the coding sequence ATGGACTACAAAGATGCTGGTGTAAATATAGATGAGGGAAATAGATTTGTAGAAATGATAAAGCCTATTGCGAAAGCCACTATAAAAGGCGGTGTTTTAAATGGAATAGGCGGTTTTGGAGCTCTTTACCAACTGACAGATTATAAGAATCCTGTTCTGGTTTCAGGCACAGATGGGGTTGGGACAAAGCTAAAGATTGCTTTTATGATGAAAAAGTACGATACTATAGGTGTAGACTTAGTTGCCATGTGTGTTAATGATATAATCGTCAGTGGTGCAAAACCTTTATTTTTCCTTGACTACTTTGCTACTGGGAAGTTGCAAAGCGATGTAGGCATTGAAGTTATAAAAGGCATTGCAGCAGGATGCAGTGAAGCGGAGTGTGCATTGATAGGAGGAGAGACAGCAGAGCTTCCAGGTATGTACAATGAAGGCGAATTTGACCTTGCTGGTTTTGCAGTAGGCGCTGTTGAAAAAGACGAGATAATCGACGGCAGAAATATTGAAGTCGGTGATGTAATAATAGGACTTGCATCATCAGGGATACACTCCAATGGATATTCATTGGTGAGAAAAGTCTTGTTTGATGTAGGCAAAATGAGCACTGATGATTATATAGAAGAATACGGACTGTCGTTAGGGGAAGTCATCTTAAAACCTACAAGAATATATGTGAAAGCTTTTAAATCCTTAAAAGGCATAAACATTAAAGGGATGGCCCACATAACAGGCGGAGGATTTGTAGACAATATACCGAGGACGTTAAAAGACGGCGTATCTGCCAGAATAGACAAAAAATCGTGGGATGTCCCGCACATATTTAGCCTAATAAAAGACATTGGAAACATTGATGACATAGAAATGTACAGGACGTTTAACATGGGAATCGGGATGATCATTATTGTTCCAAATCATCAATGTGACGATGCAGTAAGCCGGTTAAAAGCTGCGGGTGAGAAACCATTTATAATAGGAGAAATTGTAAATGGTGAAAAAGAGGTATTGCTATGA
- the purN gene encoding phosphoribosylglycinamide formyltransferase — MRLLVMASGNGTDFQSIIDGIKSGYINAEIVALISDKEGAYALKRAEMNNIPAYCIPKKKLKDKFYNELANVINEINPDGIILAGFITILNEEIVNKYHNRIINIHPSLIPSFCGKGYYGINVHKAVVDYGVKYTGCTVHFVDSGADTGPIIMQDVVKVEDDDTPETVASKVLKLEHRLLPYAVKLFTEGRLKVEGRKVYIK; from the coding sequence ATGAGATTATTGGTTATGGCGTCAGGAAATGGCACTGACTTTCAGTCTATCATAGATGGCATTAAAAGCGGATATATCAACGCTGAAATTGTGGCTCTTATTAGCGATAAAGAAGGAGCGTACGCTTTGAAAAGGGCTGAAATGAACAATATACCTGCTTATTGTATCCCTAAAAAGAAGTTAAAAGACAAGTTTTATAATGAGCTTGCCAATGTTATCAATGAGATAAATCCAGATGGAATAATCTTGGCAGGTTTCATAACGATATTGAACGAAGAGATCGTAAATAAGTATCATAATAGGATAATAAACATACATCCGTCTTTAATACCATCGTTTTGTGGCAAAGGGTACTACGGCATAAATGTCCACAAGGCTGTCGTTGATTACGGTGTAAAATACACTGGCTGCACAGTTCATTTTGTTGACTCAGGCGCAGATACGGGGCCTATCATAATGCAAGATGTGGTAAAGGTTGAAGATGACGATACACCTGAAACGGTAGCATCTAAAGTCTTGAAGCTGGAGCACAGATTGCTGCCTTATGCTGTAAAGCTGTTTACTGAAGGAAGGCTTAAAGTTGAAGGAAGAAAGGTTTATATAAAATAG